The following are encoded in a window of Mycobacterium sp. ELW1 genomic DNA:
- a CDS encoding SDR family oxidoreductase, which translates to MSGALEGKVALVTGAGAGIGAGIARRFADEGARVVVAEFDSTAGTSVAEEIGGLFVATDVSQRDQVENAVAAAVTEYGSIDVLVNNAWGGGGIGRVENKTDDELAHGLAVGYYGPFWAMRKAFGHMKQRGWGRVINMCSLNGVNAHIGSLEYNAAKEALRTLTRTAAREWAPTGVTVNAICPAAKSQAFLAVAAQHPEIAAIADAANPMGRMGDPYDDIAPIAVFLASEGSRYLTGNTLFADGGSHINGVAWAPDLGD; encoded by the coding sequence ATGAGCGGCGCACTGGAGGGCAAGGTCGCGCTGGTCACCGGCGCCGGCGCGGGAATCGGTGCGGGCATCGCGCGCAGGTTCGCCGACGAAGGCGCCCGCGTTGTCGTGGCCGAATTCGATTCCACGGCAGGCACGTCGGTGGCCGAGGAGATCGGCGGACTGTTCGTCGCCACTGACGTGTCCCAACGCGACCAGGTGGAGAACGCCGTCGCCGCAGCAGTGACCGAATACGGGTCGATCGATGTCCTGGTGAACAACGCCTGGGGCGGCGGCGGTATCGGCCGGGTGGAGAACAAGACCGACGACGAATTGGCCCATGGTCTCGCCGTCGGCTACTACGGCCCGTTCTGGGCGATGCGAAAAGCGTTCGGCCACATGAAGCAACGTGGCTGGGGCCGGGTGATCAACATGTGCAGCCTCAACGGCGTCAACGCGCACATCGGCTCGCTGGAGTACAACGCCGCCAAAGAGGCGTTGCGCACGCTCACCCGCACCGCCGCACGGGAATGGGCGCCGACCGGGGTGACCGTCAACGCCATCTGCCCGGCCGCCAAAAGTCAGGCGTTCCTGGCGGTGGCCGCCCAGCATCCCGAGATCGCGGCGATCGCCGACGCCGCGAATCCGATGGGCCGGATGGGCGACCCGTACGACGACATCGCCCCGATCGCAGTGTTTCTGGCGAGCGAGGGCTCGCGCTACCTGACCGGGAACACCCTGTTCGCCGACGGCGGCAGCCACATCAACGGTGTGGCCTGGGCGCCGGACCTGGGCGACTAG
- a CDS encoding LLM class F420-dependent oxidoreductase, protein MRIGLSTPMVMQLPGVSSAWETTAGVDDLAHIARTADELGFDHLTCAEHIAVPVGDGAQRGLTYWDPLSTFGFLAAHTTRISLTTSVVVLGYHHPLDIAKRFGTLDRLSGGRLVLGVGVGSLAEEFDLLGASFDDRGERADDAIRALRASLSTTRPSYRGSHYAFDGFAVEPCAVQERVPILVGGRTLRSLRRAIRLADGWIPFGLTTTEIDAMLAKENVPPGFEVVLSTGRAVDPIADADRTVKRLIALRDVGATAITCSVSADSPEHYCDQLAALRDLAGEL, encoded by the coding sequence GTGCGGATCGGACTGTCGACGCCGATGGTGATGCAGCTGCCCGGGGTGTCCTCCGCATGGGAGACCACCGCAGGCGTCGACGACCTGGCCCATATCGCCCGCACCGCTGACGAGCTGGGCTTCGACCACCTCACCTGCGCCGAACACATCGCCGTCCCGGTCGGCGACGGCGCGCAGCGCGGCCTGACCTACTGGGATCCACTCTCGACCTTCGGCTTCCTGGCCGCCCACACCACCCGGATCTCGCTGACGACATCGGTGGTGGTGCTGGGCTATCACCACCCGCTGGACATCGCCAAGCGGTTCGGCACGCTGGACCGGCTCAGCGGCGGCCGACTGGTCCTCGGCGTGGGCGTCGGGTCGCTGGCCGAGGAATTCGACCTTCTCGGCGCATCCTTCGACGACCGCGGTGAACGCGCCGACGACGCGATCCGCGCACTGCGCGCGTCGCTGTCGACCACCCGGCCGTCCTACCGCGGCAGCCATTACGCATTCGACGGGTTCGCCGTCGAGCCCTGCGCCGTGCAGGAGCGGGTGCCGATTCTGGTCGGCGGGCGCACCCTGCGATCGCTGCGCCGCGCGATCCGCCTGGCCGACGGCTGGATACCGTTCGGCCTCACCACCACCGAGATCGACGCGATGCTGGCCAAAGAGAACGTGCCGCCGGGTTTCGAGGTGGTGCTGTCGACCGGCCGTGCCGTCGATCCGATCGCCGATGCCGACCGAACGGTCAAGCGGCTCATCGCGTTACGCGATGTCGGCGCCACCGCGATCACCTGTTCGGTGAGCGCCGACTCCCCCGAGCACTATTGCGACCAGCTCGCCGCGCTCCGGGATCTGGCCGGCGAACTGTAG
- a CDS encoding SDR family NAD(P)-dependent oxidoreductase, which yields MSYAKYGPWAVIAGGSEGVGAEFARLLAESGVNLVLVARKPEPLEVTAAKCRELGVEVRTVATDLVSPAALDEVTAATDGLEVGLFIYNAGANTCSAEFLDADLADFQRVVDLNITTMMALTQHYGQLMRQRRRGGILLVGSMSGYLGSVRHTVYGGVKAYGRIFAEGLWLELRDYGVDVLELVLGVTRTPAMERVGLNFDVPGMRVADPADVAREGLEQLPNGPVFVAGGNAEDVARRNDPDRTKVVAGAHRMMQKLMGLT from the coding sequence GTGTCCTATGCGAAATACGGTCCATGGGCGGTGATCGCCGGCGGTTCTGAAGGCGTCGGCGCCGAATTCGCCCGCTTGTTGGCGGAGTCGGGCGTGAATCTCGTTCTGGTGGCACGCAAACCGGAGCCCCTCGAGGTGACGGCCGCGAAATGCCGTGAGCTCGGCGTCGAAGTACGCACTGTGGCAACCGATCTCGTGTCGCCCGCCGCGCTCGACGAGGTGACCGCGGCGACCGACGGGCTCGAGGTCGGGTTGTTCATCTACAACGCGGGCGCGAACACCTGTAGTGCTGAGTTTCTCGACGCCGACCTGGCCGACTTTCAGCGGGTGGTCGACCTGAACATCACCACGATGATGGCGCTGACGCAGCACTACGGCCAGCTGATGCGGCAGCGGCGCCGCGGCGGAATCCTGCTCGTGGGCTCGATGTCGGGATATCTGGGCTCGGTGCGCCACACGGTGTACGGCGGGGTGAAGGCCTACGGCCGCATCTTCGCCGAGGGGCTGTGGCTGGAGTTGCGCGACTACGGCGTCGACGTGCTGGAGCTGGTACTCGGCGTCACCCGCACGCCGGCGATGGAACGGGTCGGCCTGAACTTCGACGTGCCCGGCATGCGGGTGGCCGACCCGGCCGACGTCGCCCGCGAAGGGCTGGAGCAGTTGCCGAACGGCCCGGTGTTCGTCGCGGGCGGCAACGCGGAAGACGTTGCGCGGCGCAATGATCCGGATCGCACGAAGGTGGTGGCCGGTGCGCACCGGATGATGCAGAAGTTGATGGGGCTGACGTAG
- a CDS encoding nuclear transport factor 2 family protein gives MKTLEDERDIARLIASYGPLVDSGDPDAVAALWAVDGGYDTGDWQMSSRDDVAAMVRSEEHRGLIARGCCHFFGPPAVTVDGDEAVAICQSMLLVRRESRGFAVARAGVHLIRLQRADHGWEIVSRTARQLDGSGQAMTLIAEGLAR, from the coding sequence GTGAAAACCCTTGAAGACGAACGCGATATCGCCCGTCTCATCGCCTCCTACGGACCGCTCGTCGACTCGGGTGACCCCGACGCGGTCGCCGCGCTGTGGGCGGTCGACGGCGGCTACGACACCGGTGACTGGCAGATGTCCAGCCGCGACGACGTCGCCGCCATGGTGCGCTCGGAGGAGCATCGGGGCTTGATCGCCCGCGGCTGCTGCCACTTCTTCGGCCCGCCCGCGGTCACCGTCGACGGCGACGAGGCCGTCGCGATTTGCCAGTCGATGCTGCTGGTGCGCCGGGAGTCCCGCGGCTTCGCCGTCGCCCGGGCCGGCGTGCACCTCATCCGCCTGCAGCGCGCCGACCACGGGTGGGAGATCGTCAGCCGCACCGCCCGCCAACTCGACGGCAGCGGTCAGGCCATGACCCTGATCGCGGAAGGACTCGCCCGATGA
- a CDS encoding helix-turn-helix domain-containing protein, translating into MTAALTDTAPASMLDRFTAIIDAFDDTSAGLTLDQIAARAHLPRSTTHRILDQLVRLQWLTHSGRGYRLGARTSAWGTGDSADVRLRSVAAPVLHELQVRTGAVVHLGLLDRGEVVHLDKLGGPSARQVPTSVGVRIPAHRVALGVAALAGLSPEDVVAELSYVQGWEPDATWWGELHKVRRRVVVRHGDYAGPMVSVAATVGSRAAIGLVTSDRVLAQRCQPLVAASAARIARSLAGATN; encoded by the coding sequence ATGACCGCGGCTCTCACCGATACCGCGCCGGCCTCGATGCTCGACCGGTTCACGGCCATCATCGACGCGTTCGACGACACGTCAGCAGGTCTCACGCTGGATCAGATCGCCGCACGGGCGCATCTGCCGCGTTCGACCACGCACCGGATTCTCGACCAGCTGGTGCGGCTGCAGTGGCTGACGCATTCGGGTCGCGGCTATCGGCTCGGCGCGCGGACTTCGGCGTGGGGCACCGGTGACAGTGCCGACGTCCGGCTGCGGTCGGTCGCGGCGCCGGTGCTGCACGAGCTTCAGGTGCGCACCGGTGCGGTGGTGCATCTGGGCCTGCTCGACCGCGGTGAGGTCGTACATCTGGACAAGCTGGGCGGGCCGTCGGCGCGGCAGGTGCCGACCTCGGTCGGCGTGCGGATCCCGGCCCACCGGGTGGCGCTGGGCGTCGCCGCGCTGGCCGGGTTGTCGCCGGAGGACGTGGTCGCCGAACTGAGTTATGTCCAGGGCTGGGAGCCCGACGCGACGTGGTGGGGCGAACTGCACAAGGTCCGCCGCCGCGTCGTCGTGCGCCACGGTGACTACGCCGGCCCGATGGTGTCGGTGGCCGCCACGGTCGGTTCGCGTGCCGCGATCGGGCTGGTCACTTCGGACCGGGTGCTCGCGCAGCGATGTCAGCCACTGGTCGCCGCATCGGCGGCGCGGATCGCCCGCTCGTTGGCGGGCGCGACCAACTAG